The nucleotide window TGACGATCGCAAGCTCGAAGTCCTCCGGGCGATCGTCACCGACTACGTTTCCAGTCAGGAGCCGGTCGGCTCCAAAGCCCTGGTCGATCGGCACGATCTCGGGGTCTCGCCCGCCACCGTACGCAACGACATGGCGGTGCTGGAGGAAGAGGGCTACATCACCCAGCCGCACACCAGCGCCGGCCGGATCCCGACCGACAAGGGGTATCGGCTGTTCGTCGACCGGCTCGGCTCGGTCAAACCGCTGTCGACCGCCGAACGGCGGGCGATCCAGACGTTCCTGTCCGGCGCCCTCGACCTCGACGACGTGCTGAGCCGCACCGTACGGTTGCTGGCCCAGGTCACCCAGCAGGTCGCGATCGTGCAGTATCCGACCCTCTCGCACGCGACCGTCCGGCATGTCGAGGTGGTGTCGCTGTCCACCCAGCGGCTGATGCTGGTGATGATCAGCTCGACCGGCCGGGTGGAGCAGCGGCTGGTCGAGGTGGCCGAGGTCGACGAGGAGGAGCTCGCGCTGCTGCGTACGTTGCTCAACGAGGCCGTCGTGGGGCAGACCACCGGCGAGGCGGTGCGGACCCTCAGCGGGGTGCTCGCCGACGCCGAGTTGGCCGACGGCGTGGTCTCGCCGACCGCTCAGGCGGTCGCCTCCAGTGCGACCGCGCGACTGTCGGTGGCGACGCTGCTGGAGATGCTGGGCAGCGACCGGAGCAGCCGGGTGGTGGTCGGCGGGGTGCAGAACCTGACCCGGCTGACCGACGAGTTCGAGACCACCGTCAAGCCGGTGCTGGAGGCGCTGGAGGAACAGGTGGTCCTGCTCAAACTGCTCGGCGAGGTGACCGATCCCGATATCGTCACGGTGCGGATCGGTCAGGAGAATCCGTACGAGAGGCTGCAGACGACCTCGGTCGTCTCCACCGCGTACGGCAGTCAGGCCGACAGCTGGGCAACGCTGGGTATCGTCGGACCGACGCGGATGGACTATCCCTCGACGATGGCCTCGGTTCGCGCCGTGGCCCGCTACGTCGGCCGATTCCTCACCCAGAGCTGACCCGGCCAGCACGTCATGAAACACCACGACAAGGAAACGTTCACGCACTCATGAGCTCTGACTACTACCAGATCCTCGGTGTCTCGACCGACGCCGGCGCCGACGAGATCAAGAAGGCGTACCGGCGCAAGGCCCGGGAGATGCACCCGGACGTGTCCGACGACCCGGACGCGGCGACCAAGTTCAAGGAAGTCAGCCAGGCCTACGAGGTGCTGTCCGATCCGCAGAAGCGGGAGCTGTACGACCGCGGCGGCGACCCGTTCGGCAACGGCGGGATGGGCGGCTTCGGGTTCAACGGCGGCGGCGGCTTCGGCACCGCAGGCGGGTTCGACTTCACCAACCTGGTCGATGCGATGTTCGGTCAGCAGACCGCGCGCGGACCCCGTCCCCGGGTGCGTCGCGGCCAGAACGCGCTGGTCCGGATGAGCCTGGAACTGGCCGAGGCGGCGTTCGGGGTGACCAAGCCGATCACCGTCGACACCGCTGTGCTCTGCCCCCGCTGCAACGGCAAGGGATCGGAGACCGGGGCCGAGCCGGTGACCTGCGCGACCTGCCGCGGGCAGGGCGAGGTGACCCACATCCAACGGTCCTTCATCGGCGACATCCGCACCACCCAGGCCTGCCCGACCTGCGGCGGCTACGGCTCGGTGATCCCCGATCCCTGCGTGGAGTGCTCCGGCGACGGCCGGGTCCGCTCGACCCGGACCATCACGGTCAAGGTGCCGGCCGGCGTGTCCACCGGCAATCGGATCCACCTGGCCAGCCACGGCGAGGTCGGCCCCGGCGGCGGCCCGGCCGGTGACCTGTACGTCGAGGTGCACGTCAACCCGCACGAGCTGTTCAAGCGGGACGGCGACAACCTGGAGATGGTGGTCAAGCTGCCGATGACGGCGGCCGCGCTGGGCACCGAGCTGGACCTGCCCACCCTGGAGGCCGACCTGCCGGATGCGGATCCGGACAAGACGACGGTCCGGCTGACCGTGCCGGCCGGCACCCAGTCCGGGACCCGGCTCACCGTCGACGACGCCGGCGTACCCAAACTGCGGTCGAACTCCCGCGGCGATCTCGGCGTCACGCTGCTGGTGCAGACGCCGACCAAGCTGGACGACGAACAGCGTGAGTTGCTGCGCAAGCTGGCCGAGGTGCGCGAGGAGACCCGCCCCGAGGGCGCGGTGCAGAAGCACGGTCGCGGCGTCTTCTCCCGCCTCCGCGACGCCTTCGCCAACCAGTAAGCCGACTTGTCAGCGCGTAGTTGGGCTATAACCCAACTACCTTCTGACAACTCGGGAGAGAGAGTGAGGCGTGGTGACCGATCCGGTGTTTCTGGGGGAGTTGGACGACCCGTTACCGGTGGTCGGGTCGTCGGTGCGGCTGGACGGAGCCGAGGGACGTCACGCCGCGACGGTACGGCGGATCGGGCCGGGTGAGTCGGTGGTGATCAGTGACGGTGCCGGCCGTGGCGTACGCGGTCCGGTGACGGAAGCGACCAAATCCGGCATCACCGTACGGGTCGA belongs to Microlunatus elymi and includes:
- the dnaJ gene encoding molecular chaperone DnaJ, whose amino-acid sequence is MSSDYYQILGVSTDAGADEIKKAYRRKAREMHPDVSDDPDAATKFKEVSQAYEVLSDPQKRELYDRGGDPFGNGGMGGFGFNGGGGFGTAGGFDFTNLVDAMFGQQTARGPRPRVRRGQNALVRMSLELAEAAFGVTKPITVDTAVLCPRCNGKGSETGAEPVTCATCRGQGEVTHIQRSFIGDIRTTQACPTCGGYGSVIPDPCVECSGDGRVRSTRTITVKVPAGVSTGNRIHLASHGEVGPGGGPAGDLYVEVHVNPHELFKRDGDNLEMVVKLPMTAAALGTELDLPTLEADLPDADPDKTTVRLTVPAGTQSGTRLTVDDAGVPKLRSNSRGDLGVTLLVQTPTKLDDEQRELLRKLAEVREETRPEGAVQKHGRGVFSRLRDAFANQ
- the hrcA gene encoding heat-inducible transcriptional repressor HrcA → MLDDRKLEVLRAIVTDYVSSQEPVGSKALVDRHDLGVSPATVRNDMAVLEEEGYITQPHTSAGRIPTDKGYRLFVDRLGSVKPLSTAERRAIQTFLSGALDLDDVLSRTVRLLAQVTQQVAIVQYPTLSHATVRHVEVVSLSTQRLMLVMISSTGRVEQRLVEVAEVDEEELALLRTLLNEAVVGQTTGEAVRTLSGVLADAELADGVVSPTAQAVASSATARLSVATLLEMLGSDRSSRVVVGGVQNLTRLTDEFETTVKPVLEALEEQVVLLKLLGEVTDPDIVTVRIGQENPYERLQTTSVVSTAYGSQADSWATLGIVGPTRMDYPSTMASVRAVARYVGRFLTQS